The DNA region CTTTGCGGGCGGGTCAGGCGCTGTTGGGCCATTGCGGTTCCTTCCAAATTGCGGTCTTGTGTCGCGCATATATCATGCCCTCAAAGGAGTAGACCATGCCCGTATTGAATGCCATTGCAGGCTCTGCCGACGAAATGAAAGGTTGGCGGCACCATTTGCACCAGCATCCGGAACTGGGGTTTGAGTGCCATGAGACAGCGGCGTTCGTCGCGGCGCGCTTGCGTGAGTTCGGCGTGGATGAGCTGCATGAGGGCATTGCCACCACCGGCATCGTGGCCATCATTAACGGCAGTGCCGACGGCCCGGTGATTGGCCTGCGCGCCGATATGGATGCGCTGCCGATCACCGAGGAAACGGGGGCGGATTACGCCTCTACCTGTCCGGGCAAGATGCATGCTTGCGGGCATGACGGCCATGTGACCATGCTGCTGGGGGCGGCGAAATACCTGTGTGAGACGCGGCGTTTCTCGGGCAAGGTTGCGCTGATATTTCAACCGGCCGAGGAAGGCGGCGGCGGCGGCCGTGTGATGGTCGAAGAGGGGATGATGGACCGGTTCAACATCGCCCAAGTCTACGGCATCCACAACATGCCCAACATGCCCTTTGGCCAGTTCGACACCACGCCGGGGGCGCTTATGGCCTCGGTCGACACGGTGAGGGTTTCGGTGACGGGCAAGGGTGGCCATGCCGCCACGCCGCATGTCTGTGTGGATTCGGTGGTTGCCATTACCGACATGGTGCAGGCCCTTCAGACCATCGTTTCGCGCAATGTATATGCGCTGGATGAGGCGGTGATTTCTGTCACGCAAATCCACATCGGTTCGGCCAATAATATCATCCCCGAAAGCGGCTGGTTCTGCGCCACTGTCCGCTGTTTTAACCCCGAGGTCCGCGCCCTGATAAAGCGCCGTATCCTCGCGATTATCGAAGGTCATGCGCAATCCTATGGTGTCAAAACCGAGGTGAATTATGACTGGGGTTATCCCGCCACCATCAACCACGCAGATCAGGCGCAATTCGCCATCGATGTCGCCGCCGAAATCGCGGGCGCGGGAGGCGTCAATTTTGAGACCGATCGCCAGATGACCGCCGAAGATTTCAGCTATATGCTGGAGGCGCGCCCCGGTGCCTATCTGTTCCTTGGCACGGGGGAGGGTGCGGGGTTGCACCATGCGGCCTATAACTTCAACGATCAGGCGGCCCCTATTGGTGCCAGCTTCTTTGCCCGTCTGGTAGAGCGGGCGCAACCTTTGGCATAACCGGCCCCCAACGCGGGTAGATGAAAGGATAAACCATGGCACTGGAAGATGCGAAAAACGAGGTAGACGGCGCTTTTACCCGTAAGGATTTGCGCGGATTGGCCTTCGAGAACGCCTTTGTCGGTGCCACATCATTCTTGCGCCGCCGCTATACCAAGGATCTGGCGGGCGTCGATCTGGCGATCACCGGCGTGCCCTTTGACCAAGCCGTCACGCACCGCCCCGGCACCCGCTTTGGTCCCCGCGCAATCCGTGAGGCGAGCGCGCTGCAACCCTTTGATCCGCCCTACGGCTGGCCGACCTCCCCGCTTGAGGATATGGCGATTGTCGACTACGGCGATGTGGCCTTTGATTACGCCCATACGCCCAGCTTTCCGGGGCTGCTGACGGCGCATATCGCGGGCATCCTTAAGGCCGGTGTGGGCACAATCACCCTTGGCGGTGATCACTTTATCACCCTGCCGATCCTGCGCGCCTATGCCGAGAAATACGGGCCGATGTCGGTTATTCATTTCGATGCCCATTCCGATCTTTGGGCCGATGATGATATGGACCGCATTGACCACGGCACCTTCTTTTACAAAGCGGTGAAAAGCGGGATTATCGATCCGAAAACCAGCGTACAAATCGGCATCCGCACCCATTGTGACGACTACCTCGGGGTGGAATATATCGACGCGCGCACGGTGCATGAAAAGGGCGTGGCCCATACGGTGGCGCGTGCCAAAGAGATCGTGGGCCAGAACCCGACCTATGTTACCTTTGACATAGACTGCCTCGATCCGTCGGCCGCCCCCGGTACGGGCACGCCGGTTTGGGGCGGCTTGCAGACATGGCAAGCGGCGGCCTGCCTGCGTGATCTGGCCGGTATCAATATGGTCGGCGGCGATGTGGTTGAGGTCTCACCCGCTTATGACACATCGGGCGCCACAGCGATTGCAGGTGCCCATGTCGCGCATGAGCTGATCTGCCTTTACCACTGGGCGCATCACCGCAAATGAAGGGATCAATCATGACAATCGCAGCTTTCCTGTTGGTCCTTGCTGGGCTGTTTGGATATATCCGTTTTGCGCCTTCAGACGTGGCGCGCTGGCATATTGATCCTGCCAGCAGCGCGCTGTGGCCGCAAGCCGCGCCGCTGAATGACGTACAGGCCCAGATCGGTAGTGCCACGCTTTACCTGCCCGATGCCAGTCTTGCGCAGGTTGACGCCATCGCGATTGCCACCCCGCACACGACCCGCCTTGCCGGAAATGTGGACGAGGGGCGCATCACATGGATCACCCGCTCGGCGCTTTGGGGCTTTCCCGATTACATCACGGCGCAAGCGGGGCCGGATGGCGTGCGTATTCTGGGGCGGCTGCGCTTTGGTAAATCGGATATGGGCGTCAATGCGGCGCGGCTGCGCGAATGGCAGTCGAAACTCTAGCGGATCGCGTATGCCCTCTTGACCCGCGCAAAACCTTAGGACACACCCTGAAAAATGGTCCCAATAGATACGCTCGCCCAAATCACCCAACGCTTTGAGTTCATCGAGGCAAAGCTCTCCGCAGGCGCGCCCCCGGCGGAAATCGCAAAACTAAGCCGCGAATACGGCGACCTCAAGCCGGTGGTCACGCAAATCAGCGCCTATCTAGGCGCGCTTGATGATCTGGCCGAGGCGGAGCTGATGCTCAAAGATCCCGAGATGCGCGGATTGGCCGAAGAGGAAATCCCTAGCCTGCGCACAGCCATCGCAGAGATGGAGGCCGCCTTGCAGTTGGCGCTTTTGCCCAAGGATGCCGCCGACGCGCGCCCCGCGATCCTTGAGATCCGGCCCGGTACGGGCGGCGACGAGGCGGCGCTTTTTGCCGGTGATTTGCTGAATATGTACCGCCGCTATGCCGAGAATCGCGGCTGGACGTTCGATATCCTTGAGCTTCAGGAAAGCGATCTGGGCGGGATCCGCGAACTTTCCGTGCATATCAAGGGCGAGGGCGTCTTTGCGCGGATGAAATACGAATCCGGTGTGCACCGCGTTCAGCGGGTGCCGGAAACCGAAAGCGGCGGGCGGGTGCATACATCGGCCGCGACCGTGGCCGTGTTGCCTGAGGCCGAGGATGTGGATATCGACATCCCCGCCTCGGATATCCGGATTGATACGATGCGCGCCAGTGGGGCGGGTGGGCAGCACGTCAACACCACCGATAGTGCGGTGCGCATCACCCACCTTCCGACCGGGATCATCGTGGTTTCGGCAATGAAATCACAGCATCAGAACCGCGTGGCCGCCATGCAGGTCCTGCGCGCACGCCTCTTTGAGGCAGAGCGCGACCGTGTCGATGCCGCACGCTCGGCCGATCGTAAGGCGCAGGTGGGATCGGGTGACCGCTCGGAACGCATACGAACCTATAACTTCCCGCAAGGCCGCATGACCGACCACCGCATCAACCTGACGCTTTATTCGCTGGGGCAGATCATGGGCGGTGATCTTGATCCTGTGATTGATGCGCTGATCTCGGACGATCAGGCGCGAAAACTGGCAGAGATGGAATGATTATTCTGGCCGCGCGCCGTTCGGGCGTGGAGCGGCTGACAGCGGCAGGGGTGCCCGATGCAGCGCAAGATGTGGCGATGCTGCTGGCGCATGTCTTGGGGGTGTCGCGCGCCGATCTGGCGCTGATGTCGCCGCAAACCCTGCTGTCGTGCGCACAAGTTGCCGGTTTTGAGGTTGCCATTTCGGCTCGTGCTGCACGCCAGCCTTTGTCGCATATCACAGGCCAACGGCTATTTTGGGGCCGGTCGTTTATCGTGACACCGGATGTGCTTGACCCGCGCCCCGAAACCGAAACCCTCATCGCTGCCGCCCTTGCGCATCCCTTTGCCTCGGTGCTGGATCTTGGCACCGGATCGGGCTGCATTTTGCTGAGCTTGCTGGCTGATCGTACCGCCGCACGTGGCTTGGGGGTTGATATCTCAGCACCCGCGCTGGCAGTGGCGGCGCGAAATCAGGCGCGGCTTGGTGTTTCTGCCCTTTGGGCGCAGGGCAGCTGGTTTGATCCTGTGCAGGGGCGCTTTGATCTTATCGTCTCCAACCCGCCTTATATCGCTGTCGATGAGATGGCGGCCCTGTCCCCCGAGGTACAAGGATGGGAGCCGCACCTGGCCCTGACCCCTGGGGGTGACGGGCTGGCCCCCTACCGCATCATCAGCGCCACAGCACCGAAGCATTTAACCGCAACCGGCAGGCTTGTGGTAGAGATCGGGCCCAGCCAGGGGGCCGCCGTGGCGGCATTGTTTAGGGCGGCTGGCTTTAAGCGTGTAGAGATTCTCTTGGACCTTGACGGGCGCGGCCGTGTGGTCTCAGGGCAGCTTGGCGAAGTGGTTTAACCAAGTTTTGCGTGAGATAGGCGGTAAATCGCTTATTTTTTAGCAGAATAACCCGAAAAAACAGCAATTTTTGCTTGTCAGGTCGCTGCGGCATCGTTAGGTAAATGGGTGTGACAGGGGCTTGCTCCGGTGAAATCCGGCTCTCATCCCCGCACGCAATGCCAAAAATGCCTGATGCTGCCGACGATAGGTAAGACGTGTCTTTCCAGACCGCCGGAGTATAGCAAAGCCAGATCGTTCTGGATCAAAGGACAAGATGAGATCTTCCAAGTCCCGCTCGCGTTCGAAATCGAACCGCCCGCGCACCCTCGGCAATATTACGAACCGTGTCTTCGACAGCTCCGGCCCCGATGGCAAGGTCCGCGGTACGCCGCAGCAAATTATTGATAAATACTTGATTTTGTCGCGTGATGCGCAGCTGTCAAATGACCGCGTAAACGCCGAGAACTTCTTGCAGCATGCCGAGCATTACACACGTATGCTGGCCGAGGCGCAGCGCGAGCTTGTGGCCGAGCAAGAGGCGCGGCGTCAGCAAGACAGCCACAACCAGCAGCATAATCAGAACCGCGATAACCAGAACAGGGATCGCAACTCTGATCGGGGTGAAGGCGCACAGCCGAATACCCGCGAAGATCGGAATGATTCCCCGCCTGACGAGGCCCCGCGCGAAGACCGTCGGGATGACCGCCGCAACAGGCAGGTTCACCGTCCGGTTGAAACGGCACCGTCCGAGGTTATCGATCCCAAAGCGGATGAGGATGAGGGCGGTCTGGTTGAAACACCGGAAACGCGTCGTCCCCGCACGCAACGTCGGCCAAAATTGAAGCCGGAAGCCGCTGCGGCTGAAGCCCCGGCAAGTGGTGCAGAAACGCCCGCAGCCGAGGAAAAACCTGCGCGTCCTGCGCGCAAACCACGCGCCCCGCGCAAGCCCAAAGTGGACAGCGCTGAAAGCGTGGATACGCCGGCCCCGCCAGCAACGTCTGGCACCGAGGCCGCTGAATAAAGAAAAGCCGGGCAAAATTGTCCGGCTTTTTTCGTCCTCGCCTTTGGGTGATTTGGCTAAGGGTAGCCCATCGACAGGGCACAGAATTTTTCCAGTGATATTTCCTCGGCGCGGGCCGTGGGGGCGATACCAACCGCCTCCAACCGCGCCTCGATATCAGGGCCCATCGCCTTCAGGCTAGAGCGTAGCATCTTGCGGCGTTGGTTGAAGGCCATTGCGGTAATTCGCGACAACATTGCCCCATTCGCCGGATAGCGCGGCG from Pseudorhodobacter turbinis includes:
- the prfA gene encoding peptide chain release factor 1 — translated: MVPIDTLAQITQRFEFIEAKLSAGAPPAEIAKLSREYGDLKPVVTQISAYLGALDDLAEAELMLKDPEMRGLAEEEIPSLRTAIAEMEAALQLALLPKDAADARPAILEIRPGTGGDEAALFAGDLLNMYRRYAENRGWTFDILELQESDLGGIRELSVHIKGEGVFARMKYESGVHRVQRVPETESGGRVHTSAATVAVLPEAEDVDIDIPASDIRIDTMRASGAGGQHVNTTDSAVRITHLPTGIIVVSAMKSQHQNRVAAMQVLRARLFEAERDRVDAARSADRKAQVGSGDRSERIRTYNFPQGRMTDHRINLTLYSLGQIMGGDLDPVIDALISDDQARKLAEME
- a CDS encoding M20 aminoacylase family protein, with translation MPVLNAIAGSADEMKGWRHHLHQHPELGFECHETAAFVAARLREFGVDELHEGIATTGIVAIINGSADGPVIGLRADMDALPITEETGADYASTCPGKMHACGHDGHVTMLLGAAKYLCETRRFSGKVALIFQPAEEGGGGGRVMVEEGMMDRFNIAQVYGIHNMPNMPFGQFDTTPGALMASVDTVRVSVTGKGGHAATPHVCVDSVVAITDMVQALQTIVSRNVYALDEAVISVTQIHIGSANNIIPESGWFCATVRCFNPEVRALIKRRILAIIEGHAQSYGVKTEVNYDWGYPATINHADQAQFAIDVAAEIAGAGGVNFETDRQMTAEDFSYMLEARPGAYLFLGTGEGAGLHHAAYNFNDQAAPIGASFFARLVERAQPLA
- the speB gene encoding agmatinase — encoded protein: MALEDAKNEVDGAFTRKDLRGLAFENAFVGATSFLRRRYTKDLAGVDLAITGVPFDQAVTHRPGTRFGPRAIREASALQPFDPPYGWPTSPLEDMAIVDYGDVAFDYAHTPSFPGLLTAHIAGILKAGVGTITLGGDHFITLPILRAYAEKYGPMSVIHFDAHSDLWADDDMDRIDHGTFFYKAVKSGIIDPKTSVQIGIRTHCDDYLGVEYIDARTVHEKGVAHTVARAKEIVGQNPTYVTFDIDCLDPSAAPGTGTPVWGGLQTWQAAACLRDLAGINMVGGDVVEVSPAYDTSGATAIAGAHVAHELICLYHWAHHRK
- the prmC gene encoding peptide chain release factor N(5)-glutamine methyltransferase; this encodes MIILAARRSGVERLTAAGVPDAAQDVAMLLAHVLGVSRADLALMSPQTLLSCAQVAGFEVAISARAARQPLSHITGQRLFWGRSFIVTPDVLDPRPETETLIAAALAHPFASVLDLGTGSGCILLSLLADRTAARGLGVDISAPALAVAARNQARLGVSALWAQGSWFDPVQGRFDLIVSNPPYIAVDEMAALSPEVQGWEPHLALTPGGDGLAPYRIISATAPKHLTATGRLVVEIGPSQGAAVAALFRAAGFKRVEILLDLDGRGRVVSGQLGEVV
- a CDS encoding DUF4167 domain-containing protein, translated to MRSSKSRSRSKSNRPRTLGNITNRVFDSSGPDGKVRGTPQQIIDKYLILSRDAQLSNDRVNAENFLQHAEHYTRMLAEAQRELVAEQEARRQQDSHNQQHNQNRDNQNRDRNSDRGEGAQPNTREDRNDSPPDEAPREDRRDDRRNRQVHRPVETAPSEVIDPKADEDEGGLVETPETRRPRTQRRPKLKPEAAAAEAPASGAETPAAEEKPARPARKPRAPRKPKVDSAESVDTPAPPATSGTEAAE
- a CDS encoding DUF1499 domain-containing protein — encoded protein: MTIAAFLLVLAGLFGYIRFAPSDVARWHIDPASSALWPQAAPLNDVQAQIGSATLYLPDASLAQVDAIAIATPHTTRLAGNVDEGRITWITRSALWGFPDYITAQAGPDGVRILGRLRFGKSDMGVNAARLREWQSKL